A genomic segment from Lutibacter sp. A80 encodes:
- the tpx gene encoding thiol peroxidase, with product MTKITLKGNPFKTSGKLPKAGKKAPKFSLIKADLSKAKLKDFKGSKLILNIFPSLDTGTCAASVRKFNEEAAKLENTKVLCISRDLPFAQARFCGAEGLENVITLSDFAKGKFGKDYGLTIKNGPLANLHSRAIVIVNEEGIVTYTEQVPEIADEPNYEAALKAL from the coding sequence ATGACTAAAATAACACTAAAAGGAAATCCTTTTAAAACGTCAGGAAAATTACCAAAAGCTGGTAAAAAAGCTCCTAAATTCTCTTTAATAAAAGCAGATTTATCAAAAGCTAAATTAAAAGATTTTAAAGGATCTAAACTAATTTTAAACATATTCCCTAGTTTAGACACAGGTACTTGTGCCGCTTCAGTTAGAAAATTTAATGAAGAAGCTGCTAAATTAGAAAACACAAAAGTATTGTGTATCTCTAGAGATTTACCATTTGCTCAAGCACGTTTTTGTGGTGCTGAAGGTTTAGAAAATGTAATTACATTATCTGACTTTGCTAAAGGTAAATTTGGAAAAGATTACGGTTTAACAATTAAAAATGGACCATTAGCAAACCTACATTCTAGAGCTATTGTTATTGTAAATGAAGAAGGTATTGTTACTTATACAGAACAAGTTCCGGAAATAGCTGACGAACCAAACTATGAAGCTGCTTTAAAAGCACTTTAA
- a CDS encoding diacylglycerol kinase — MNLESNFILNRIKAVKYAAKGFWILITSEKSIIAQVIIAIIMTIFGFIIQISATEWMFQIFAIGLVLVAESLNTAIEKIADFIHPEYHKKIGTIKDISAGAAFFAAIFAVIIGFIIYIPKIF; from the coding sequence ATGAATTTAGAAAGTAATTTTATTTTAAATAGAATAAAAGCTGTTAAATACGCAGCTAAAGGATTTTGGATTTTAATTACTTCAGAAAAAAGTATTATAGCACAGGTTATTATTGCTATAATAATGACCATTTTTGGTTTTATTATACAAATTTCTGCTACCGAATGGATGTTCCAAATTTTTGCAATTGGACTTGTTTTGGTAGCAGAATCTTTAAATACTGCAATTGAAAAAATCGCAGACTTTATACATCCAGAATACCATAAAAAAATTGGAACTATAAAAGATATTTCTGCAGGTGCTGCTTTTTTTGCTGCAATATTTGCTGTTATTATTGGTTTTATAATCTATATTCCTAAAATATTTTAG
- a CDS encoding DNA translocase FtsK, with translation MAKKKEIKSKTKRKPVFQKINSFFGNRQTQTLIGVFTMLFAVFLLISFFSYLFNWQEDQSQLSNFTDKNITVKNLLGKIGASISHFFIYNGFGIASIYITVLLFLSGIAIFLKGSLQHIKKYWGWGILGIIWLSITIGFFSSKNALLAGVIGYELNSYFQQFLGKTGLLLVLLFLLISYLVLRFKLTPEKIKNLFPEKKVVKNSEIKVKPEVVKNPIEAPLTTPVESKEEKETTNFDLEIDNKKPTTKKEESKDTDEKVTIDVEKIVEETHVAENIPNKLVKDFGEFDPTLELGSYTFPTLNLLKDYDESISIDQEELENHKNRIVETLNNYNIGIAKIKATVGPTVTLYEIVPEAGIRISKIKNLEDDIALSLSAMGIRIIAPIPGKGTIGIEVPNKKATMVSMKSVISSAKFQNSEMELPVAMGKTISNETFVFDLAKMPHLLMAGATGQGKSVGLNAVLTSILYKKHPAEVKFVLVDPKKVELTLFNHIERHYLAKLPDTEDAIITDTAKVINTLNSLCIEMDNRYDLLKKAMVRNIKEYNTKFKERKLNPENGHTFLPYIVLVIDEFADLIMTAGKEVEAPIARLAQLARAIGIHLIVATQRPSVNVITGIIKANFPARIAFRVTSKIDSRTILDGSGADQLIGKGDMLFTNGNDVIRLQCAFVDTPEVERITDYIGSQRAYPSAYLLPEYNGEEVGTSLDVDISERDVLFRDAALVIVLAQQGSTSLLQRKLKLGYNRAGRIIDQLEAAGIVGQFEGSKARQVLIPDEMALNQLLDGEK, from the coding sequence ATGGCAAAAAAGAAAGAGATAAAATCTAAAACGAAACGAAAACCTGTTTTCCAAAAAATAAATTCATTTTTTGGAAATAGACAAACACAAACATTAATAGGTGTTTTTACCATGTTATTTGCTGTGTTTTTATTAATTTCCTTTTTTTCTTACCTTTTTAACTGGCAAGAAGATCAAAGTCAACTTTCTAATTTTACAGATAAAAATATTACTGTTAAAAACTTATTAGGTAAAATTGGAGCTAGTATTAGCCATTTTTTTATTTATAATGGTTTTGGAATTGCTTCAATATACATCACGGTTTTACTATTTTTATCTGGAATAGCTATATTTTTAAAAGGAAGTTTACAGCATATCAAAAAATATTGGGGCTGGGGTATTTTAGGCATAATATGGCTTTCAATTACAATTGGTTTTTTTAGTTCTAAAAACGCATTGTTAGCAGGCGTAATTGGTTACGAATTGAATAGTTATTTCCAACAGTTTTTAGGAAAAACAGGTTTACTATTAGTACTACTTTTTTTATTAATCTCATATTTAGTATTACGATTTAAATTAACGCCAGAAAAAATTAAAAACCTTTTCCCTGAAAAAAAAGTTGTAAAGAATTCTGAAATTAAAGTAAAACCAGAAGTTGTTAAAAATCCAATAGAAGCACCTTTAACTACTCCTGTAGAATCTAAAGAAGAAAAAGAAACCACCAATTTTGATTTAGAAATAGACAACAAAAAACCTACTACTAAAAAAGAAGAATCTAAAGATACTGATGAAAAAGTAACCATAGATGTCGAAAAAATTGTTGAAGAAACTCATGTAGCAGAAAACATACCTAACAAATTAGTTAAAGATTTTGGAGAATTTGACCCTACTTTAGAATTAGGTAGCTATACTTTCCCTACGTTAAACCTTTTAAAAGATTACGACGAAAGTATTTCTATTGATCAAGAAGAATTAGAAAATCACAAAAATAGAATTGTTGAAACGCTTAACAATTACAATATTGGAATAGCCAAAATAAAAGCGACTGTAGGACCAACAGTAACGCTTTATGAAATTGTTCCAGAAGCAGGTATTAGAATTTCTAAAATTAAAAATTTAGAAGACGATATTGCACTATCATTATCGGCAATGGGAATTCGAATTATTGCACCAATTCCTGGGAAAGGAACTATTGGTATAGAAGTTCCTAATAAAAAAGCTACAATGGTTTCTATGAAATCTGTTATCTCCTCTGCAAAATTTCAAAATTCGGAAATGGAATTACCTGTTGCAATGGGAAAAACAATTTCTAACGAAACATTTGTTTTTGATTTAGCTAAAATGCCACATTTATTAATGGCAGGTGCTACAGGTCAAGGTAAATCTGTAGGTTTAAATGCTGTTTTAACTTCGATATTGTATAAAAAACATCCTGCTGAAGTTAAATTTGTATTGGTAGATCCAAAAAAAGTAGAACTTACATTATTTAACCATATAGAACGCCATTATCTTGCAAAATTACCCGATACAGAAGATGCTATAATTACAGATACCGCAAAAGTAATTAACACCCTAAATTCTTTATGTATTGAAATGGATAATCGTTACGATTTGCTTAAAAAAGCTATGGTTCGTAATATTAAAGAATACAATACAAAATTTAAAGAACGAAAATTAAACCCTGAAAATGGTCATACTTTTTTACCTTATATAGTATTAGTAATTGATGAATTTGCAGATTTAATTATGACTGCAGGTAAAGAAGTTGAAGCACCAATTGCCCGATTAGCACAATTAGCACGTGCCATTGGAATTCATTTAATTGTTGCAACACAACGACCTTCTGTTAATGTTATTACAGGTATTATTAAAGCAAATTTCCCTGCTAGAATTGCTTTTAGAGTTACTTCAAAAATAGATTCTAGAACAATTTTAGATGGATCAGGAGCAGATCAATTAATAGGTAAAGGTGATATGTTATTTACCAATGGAAATGATGTAATTCGTTTACAATGTGCATTTGTAGATACACCAGAAGTAGAAAGAATTACTGATTATATTGGATCACAAAGAGCATATCCAAGCGCATATCTATTACCAGAATATAATGGCGAAGAAGTTGGCACAAGTCTTGATGTAGATATCAGCGAAAGAGATGTTTTATTTAGAGATGCCGCATTAGTTATTGTTTTAGCTCAACAAGGCTCTACTTCTTTATTGCAACGTAAATTAAAACTAGGTTACAATAGAGCTGGTAGAATAATTGATCAATTAGAAGCCGCAGGTATAGTTGGTCAATTTGAAGGTAGCAAGGCAAGGCAGGTGCTAATTCCAGATGAAATGGCTCTAAATCAATTATTAGACGGGGAAAAATAA
- a CDS encoding outer membrane lipoprotein carrier protein LolA, which translates to MKRIILVLSVFLLTANVFSQDASKAKALLDEVAQKVEGYSNIYLEFNHRIDNYDADVHQETLGSVNLKGEKYHLNYMGTEQIFDGTKTYIIIHEDEEVIIQKASNNQNETLTPSKIFSFYKKGFNYQMGELKNTKGIKIQYVKLTPIDSDSEIDNVMVGIDSRTKHIYTIIETGKNSTITTLEVRTFKTNQPISEKLFIFDEAKYRGQKNYTISEPN; encoded by the coding sequence ATGAAAAGAATTATACTAGTACTAAGTGTTTTTTTATTAACTGCAAATGTATTTAGTCAAGACGCAAGTAAAGCTAAAGCCTTACTTGATGAAGTTGCTCAAAAAGTAGAAGGTTATTCAAATATTTATCTTGAATTTAATCATAGAATAGATAATTACGACGCTGATGTTCATCAAGAAACATTAGGTAGTGTTAATTTAAAAGGTGAAAAATACCATTTAAATTATATGGGAACAGAACAAATTTTTGATGGAACAAAAACGTATATTATAATACACGAAGATGAAGAAGTAATTATTCAAAAAGCATCAAACAATCAAAATGAAACACTAACTCCTTCAAAAATATTTTCATTTTATAAAAAAGGCTTTAATTACCAAATGGGTGAATTAAAAAACACCAAAGGAATCAAAATTCAATATGTTAAGTTAACACCAATAGACAGCGATTCTGAAATAGATAATGTAATGGTTGGTATTGATAGTAGAACAAAACATATCTATACTATTATTGAAACCGGTAAAAACAGTACAATTACAACACTTGAAGTAAGAACTTTTAAAACAAATCAACCTATATCCGAAAAGCTTTTTATCTTTGACGAAGCAAAATACAGAGGTCAAAAAAATTATACGATTTCTGAACCAAATTAA
- a CDS encoding LptF/LptG family permease: MKIFDKYILKSFLQPLLATFFVVLFVLVMQALWLAFDEIAGKGIDIFFILKFLGYLSLILTPTALPIGILLSSIMALGNLSENYEFAAIKSAGISLRRVIKPLVILTVLLSGLNFVFLNNIYPWATLKQKNLYLNMKKKKPALALVPGAFNTEIPGFNIKFDEKYGEEENLLKNVQIADLTNNQGKVKIITAKNGEISTEEGSKYMTLTLKDGNYYEEHSKRAMTQKERKKMPASAAKFDTYTINIDISAFNDDQKLDNEDITQHHGMLSINQLDSISKVEKSSYDEYLRLRSNDFYRSVKANKLYKYPDSIRDTILKPEILDNFTTTNKSNITRDAVQNLKRVTDRIKNQKDKIKRDRKRLNLYDYEYNYRFSFSLACLVLFFIGAPLGSIIRKGGFGLPMIMAITIFVIYFFISQFGKNLSEESAITTSLGGWVSTIILLPFGILLTRKATQGMGVFNIDSVLDSIKKFFNRFNKKSIKNP, encoded by the coding sequence TTGAAAATATTTGATAAATACATTTTAAAAAGCTTTCTACAGCCTTTACTAGCCACATTTTTTGTGGTTCTTTTTGTGCTTGTAATGCAAGCACTATGGTTAGCTTTTGATGAAATTGCAGGTAAAGGAATCGATATATTTTTTATTTTAAAATTTCTTGGTTATTTATCGTTAATACTAACACCAACAGCTTTACCAATTGGTATATTATTATCATCCATTATGGCATTAGGTAATTTATCTGAAAATTACGAATTTGCCGCCATAAAATCTGCTGGTATTTCTTTAAGAAGAGTTATTAAACCATTGGTTATATTAACAGTACTATTAAGTGGTTTAAACTTTGTTTTCTTAAATAATATTTATCCGTGGGCAACATTAAAACAAAAGAACCTGTATTTAAATATGAAAAAAAAGAAACCAGCTTTGGCACTGGTTCCTGGTGCATTTAATACAGAAATTCCTGGTTTTAATATTAAATTTGATGAAAAATATGGCGAAGAAGAAAATTTACTGAAAAATGTTCAAATTGCCGATTTAACAAATAACCAAGGGAAAGTAAAAATAATTACTGCTAAAAACGGTGAAATATCTACGGAGGAAGGAAGTAAATATATGACCTTAACTCTAAAAGATGGTAATTATTATGAAGAGCATAGCAAACGTGCTATGACACAAAAAGAACGGAAAAAAATGCCCGCCTCTGCAGCAAAATTCGATACATACACAATTAATATTGATATTTCTGCTTTTAATGATGATCAAAAATTAGATAATGAAGATATAACGCAACATCATGGAATGTTAAGCATAAATCAGTTAGATTCTATTTCAAAAGTTGAAAAATCTAGTTATGATGAATATCTGAGGTTACGCTCCAACGATTTTTACAGGTCGGTTAAAGCAAATAAACTATATAAATACCCCGACTCTATTAGAGACACCATTTTAAAACCTGAAATATTAGATAACTTTACCACCACTAATAAATCTAATATTACAAGAGATGCCGTTCAAAATTTAAAACGGGTTACAGACAGAATAAAAAATCAAAAAGATAAAATTAAACGAGATCGAAAGCGACTAAATTTATATGATTATGAATATAATTATAGATTTTCTTTTTCGCTAGCTTGCCTTGTACTCTTTTTTATAGGTGCCCCTTTAGGTTCTATTATACGAAAAGGAGGTTTTGGATTACCAATGATAATGGCAATTACAATTTTTGTAATTTATTTTTTCATTTCACAATTTGGAAAAAATTTATCAGAAGAAAGTGCCATTACTACCTCATTAGGTGGTTGGGTATCAACAATAATACTTTTACCCTTTGGTATCTTATTAACCAGAAAAGCAACCCAAGGAATGGGAGTATTTAACATAGATTCCGTTCTAGATTCAATAAAAAAATTTTTCAATAGATTTAATAAAAAATCAATTAAAAACCCATGA
- the ribB gene encoding 3,4-dihydroxy-2-butanone-4-phosphate synthase: MRTPTKEIKLNTIEEAISDIKNGKVVIVVDDENRENEGDFVAAADKVTPEMINFMATNGRGLICAPITEKRCKELNLDLMVGLNTDPLGTAFTVSIDFHGKGVTTGISAHDRAITVKSLTDTETRPHDLSRPGHIFPLKAREGGVLRRTGHTEAIIDLARLAGLKPAGVIVEIMNEDGTMARLPQLVKIAKQFDLKVISIENLVEYRMQHDSLIELTEDFTINTRFGEYRLRAYKQTTNKQVHLSLTKGTWTEGEEVLVKVNSTLVNNDILGTLTKNPDDKLKGVFEAINKAGKGAVVFINQENQNFNLLTRLAILKESQANNEAYTPNLKMDEKDFGIGAQILHDLGITKLKVLSNASSFRKRVGMTGYGIEIIEYVNY; encoded by the coding sequence ATGAGAACTCCAACAAAAGAAATAAAATTAAATACAATTGAAGAAGCAATTTCCGATATTAAAAATGGTAAAGTAGTAATTGTTGTTGATGATGAAAACAGAGAAAATGAAGGTGATTTTGTAGCTGCTGCAGACAAAGTAACTCCAGAAATGATTAATTTTATGGCTACTAACGGTAGAGGTCTTATTTGTGCCCCTATTACTGAAAAAAGATGTAAAGAATTAAACTTAGATTTAATGGTTGGCTTAAATACCGACCCACTTGGAACTGCTTTTACAGTTTCTATAGATTTTCATGGAAAAGGTGTTACCACAGGAATTTCAGCTCATGATAGAGCAATTACCGTAAAATCTTTAACCGATACTGAAACCAGACCACACGATTTAAGTAGACCAGGTCATATATTCCCTTTAAAAGCACGCGAAGGTGGTGTTTTAAGAAGAACTGGACATACAGAAGCTATTATAGATTTAGCGCGTTTAGCAGGTCTAAAACCTGCAGGTGTTATTGTTGAAATTATGAATGAAGATGGAACAATGGCACGTCTTCCTCAATTAGTTAAAATTGCAAAACAATTCGATTTAAAAGTAATTTCTATTGAAAATTTAGTTGAATATAGAATGCAACACGATTCTCTAATTGAACTTACTGAAGATTTTACAATAAACACTCGATTTGGAGAATATAGATTAAGAGCCTATAAACAAACCACTAATAAACAAGTACATTTATCTTTAACTAAAGGAACTTGGACCGAAGGTGAAGAAGTTTTAGTTAAAGTTAATTCAACATTAGTAAATAATGATATTTTAGGTACACTTACTAAAAATCCTGATGATAAATTAAAAGGTGTTTTTGAAGCCATAAATAAGGCTGGTAAAGGTGCTGTTGTTTTTATAAACCAAGAAAATCAAAATTTTAATTTACTTACAAGATTGGCAATTTTAAAAGAAAGCCAAGCTAATAACGAAGCATATACTCCAAATTTAAAAATGGATGAAAAAGATTTTGGAATTGGTGCGCAAATCTTACACGACTTAGGTATAACAAAGTTAAAAGTACTTTCTAATGCTTCATCATTCAGAAAAAGAGTTGGTATGACAGGTTATGGTATTGAAATTATTGAATATGTAAACTATTAA
- a CDS encoding DUF4369 domain-containing protein — MNKTYTNAIKNLIFICSCILVLSACKKEKVPEKENISVVKNTFTIHGTLKNFHPQEVYLNKIIENSIYVIDSSKVKNNTFSFKGFVEYPERFAISFKQYSSTVILIVENADITITIDANDFENTPIEGSKLNSEFKNYQLNSKKIFKKITYLFPQFQKYRLENNANQLADISRQMKEIEQEYVDFSYNYIAQNNNSYIAAIILRDQLKNTKIDTLKIINSYNKLTDSIKKSPDAHIIALTLNLH; from the coding sequence ATGAATAAAACTTATACAAATGCAATAAAAAATCTAATTTTTATTTGCAGTTGTATACTTGTTTTAAGTGCTTGTAAAAAAGAGAAAGTTCCTGAAAAAGAGAATATTTCTGTAGTTAAAAATACATTTACAATTCATGGTACTTTAAAAAATTTTCATCCACAAGAAGTTTATCTAAACAAAATTATTGAAAACTCAATTTATGTTATTGATTCTTCAAAAGTTAAAAACAACACCTTCTCTTTTAAAGGTTTTGTAGAATATCCAGAACGTTTTGCTATTAGTTTCAAACAATATTCTTCAACAGTTATATTAATAGTAGAAAATGCAGATATAACCATAACTATTGATGCTAACGATTTTGAAAATACTCCAATAGAGGGTTCTAAATTAAATTCTGAATTTAAAAACTACCAATTAAACTCTAAAAAAATATTTAAAAAAATAACGTATCTATTTCCTCAATTTCAAAAATATAGATTGGAAAATAATGCTAATCAATTAGCTGATATTAGTCGTCAAATGAAAGAAATTGAACAAGAATACGTAGATTTTAGTTACAATTATATCGCACAAAATAACAACTCTTATATTGCAGCAATAATTTTAAGAGATCAATTAAAGAACACTAAAATAGATACTCTAAAAATTATAAATTCATATAATAAATTAACCGATAGCATTAAAAAGTCTCCAGATGCACATATAATTGCCTTAACTTTAAACTTACATTAA
- the pepE gene encoding dipeptidase PepE — MKKLLIASTSTVHGKKYLEYILPELSEFFKGVNEILFIPYARPGGISHDAYTEIASTAFEKINIRVRGIHEFKNPFGAINSAKGIFTGGGNTFLLLKQLYDTKVISSLKNVVENGTPYFGTSAGSNITGLTIQNTNDMPIIYPKSFTSFGFVNFNINPHYLDPDPNSTHMGETRETRINEFHTLNKIPVLGLREGSWIHVNGSKIVLKGPLFARLFQQGKQPLELPPDSDLSFLM, encoded by the coding sequence ATGAAGAAATTACTTATTGCAAGTACTTCTACCGTACATGGTAAAAAGTATTTAGAATATATTTTACCAGAGTTATCCGAATTTTTTAAAGGTGTTAACGAAATTTTATTTATTCCATATGCTAGGCCAGGAGGGATTTCGCACGATGCTTATACTGAAATTGCAAGTACTGCTTTTGAAAAAATTAATATAAGAGTTAGAGGAATTCACGAATTTAAAAATCCGTTTGGTGCAATTAATAGTGCTAAAGGTATTTTTACTGGAGGAGGAAATACATTTTTATTACTAAAACAATTGTATGATACTAAGGTGATTTCCAGTTTAAAAAATGTTGTAGAAAATGGGACTCCTTATTTTGGAACAAGTGCAGGAAGTAATATTACAGGTTTAACCATTCAAAATACAAATGATATGCCCATAATTTACCCAAAGAGTTTTACTTCATTTGGGTTTGTTAATTTTAATATTAATCCGCATTATTTAGATCCAGACCCAAACTCAACACATATGGGTGAAACTAGAGAAACACGTATTAACGAGTTTCATACATTAAATAAAATCCCAGTTTTAGGTTTAAGAGAGGGAAGTTGGATACACGTTAATGGTAGTAAAATAGTATTAAAAGGCCCATTATTTGCACGTTTATTTCAACAAGGAAAACAACCCTTAGAATTACCTCCGGATTCAGATTTAAGCTTTTTAATGTAA
- a CDS encoding carboxypeptidase-like regulatory domain-containing protein, with protein MKLTLTNLTFFIFITTNSFSQEKLVTITGTIYSNNKAISDIHIVNLNNGFGTISNNNGAFKILAKQGDILLFSSIEYENKKITISKFHIQSNSLIIKLVPTVTILNEVFLHGLTGSLDIDFKKTPKDTTVKPNFVYKLSDLDKKLPGDELGYKKNVNAESFTNPLYIAGGAQGSKYNRQLENERALKRKLKKKKDFPFQLRKQLGDDFFIETLKIPEDKIYLFIDYCESKNIFTKYYNNKVLEIIEILKVESINYNEIKN; from the coding sequence ATGAAATTAACCTTAACCAACCTAACTTTTTTCATTTTTATAACTACAAACTCTTTTTCACAAGAAAAACTAGTTACAATAACGGGAACTATTTATTCTAATAATAAAGCTATTAGCGATATTCATATAGTAAATTTAAATAATGGTTTTGGCACAATTAGTAATAATAACGGAGCTTTTAAAATCTTAGCAAAACAAGGAGATATACTGCTTTTTTCTTCTATTGAATATGAAAATAAAAAAATTACTATTTCAAAATTCCACATACAATCAAATTCATTAATTATAAAATTAGTACCTACCGTAACTATTTTAAATGAAGTTTTTTTACACGGTTTAACAGGTAGTTTAGACATAGATTTTAAAAAAACACCGAAAGATACAACTGTAAAGCCTAACTTTGTATACAAATTAAGTGATTTAGATAAAAAATTACCCGGAGATGAGCTTGGATATAAAAAAAATGTAAATGCCGAGTCTTTTACAAATCCGCTATATATAGCAGGTGGTGCTCAAGGTAGTAAATATAACAGACAACTAGAAAATGAAAGAGCTTTAAAAAGAAAACTAAAAAAAAAGAAAGATTTCCCATTTCAACTAAGAAAACAATTGGGTGATGATTTTTTTATAGAAACTCTAAAAATTCCAGAAGACAAAATCTATTTATTTATTGATTATTGTGAATCTAAAAATATCTTTACTAAATATTACAATAATAAAGTTTTAGAAATTATTGAAATTTTAAAAGTAGAAAGTATAAATTATAATGAAATTAAAAATTAA
- a CDS encoding carboxypeptidase-like regulatory domain-containing protein produces MKLKIKKYFLVSCFLVLCNINTNAQIKYITFSGVIFDSTNTLSDVHVVNLNNKMGTISSNTGTFKITASVGDILLISSIQYEPLKIKITKEHALTKNLSILLEQNINKLDEVFLNGLTGDLSFDLANKPKETLPKHSFSFDRSQVNKLGADYATDFSKAPDARRLTDPTAAGGGVGTGFSLPDKRLEAEKKLKRELKNDLKFPDKLKRKFGTSFFVNDLKIPEDKIYNFINYCENRNIIKKFNENKLFEIIKILQEQSILYNEIEK; encoded by the coding sequence ATGAAATTAAAAATTAAAAAATATTTTTTAGTGTCTTGTTTTCTTGTTTTATGCAACATAAATACAAATGCACAAATTAAGTACATCACATTTTCTGGAGTTATTTTTGACTCAACTAATACATTGAGTGATGTACACGTTGTAAATTTAAATAATAAAATGGGTACAATTAGTAGTAATACTGGTACATTTAAAATTACAGCTTCAGTAGGTGATATTTTATTAATTTCTTCGATTCAATATGAACCTCTAAAAATTAAAATAACCAAAGAACATGCACTCACCAAAAATCTAAGTATTTTATTAGAACAAAATATAAACAAGCTAGATGAAGTTTTTTTAAACGGTTTAACTGGTGATTTAAGTTTTGATTTAGCAAATAAACCAAAAGAAACTTTACCAAAACATTCTTTTTCTTTTGATAGAAGTCAGGTTAATAAATTAGGAGCAGATTATGCTACCGATTTTTCTAAAGCTCCAGATGCAAGGAGGTTAACCGATCCAACTGCTGCAGGAGGTGGTGTTGGTACAGGTTTTTCGTTACCCGACAAAAGACTTGAAGCAGAAAAAAAATTAAAAAGAGAACTAAAAAACGATCTTAAATTTCCGGATAAACTTAAAAGAAAATTTGGAACCTCATTTTTTGTAAACGATTTAAAGATTCCTGAAGATAAAATTTATAACTTTATTAATTATTGTGAAAATAGAAATATTATTAAAAAATTCAACGAAAACAAACTATTTGAAATCATAAAAATCTTACAAGAACAAAGCATTCTATACAATGAAATTGAAAAATAA
- a CDS encoding carboxypeptidase-like regulatory domain-containing protein, with protein sequence MQLFAQKSLVVIDGIVKSDSTFLENINVLNRTQQLGSSSNSKGEFSLHAKLGDSILFSSINYTNRVIKISEKHINEKKLLVYLEENFNELDEVLLNQKIRLNFGKIDVQKGMILNTNEDSKKKGPDLRRMTDPTYGNTGVDFISIFSLITKGIRSKNKARKASELKNQRLLEEFPTKLYTLYKADFFIDELNIPDHKIYLFLEYCQDNGLSNHINSTEFQIKNFLIVQSRKFNKINE encoded by the coding sequence ATGCAATTATTTGCTCAAAAATCACTTGTAGTAATAGATGGAATTGTAAAATCTGACTCTACATTTTTAGAAAATATAAATGTTTTAAATCGCACCCAACAACTCGGTTCTTCTAGTAATTCAAAAGGAGAATTTTCACTACATGCAAAACTTGGAGATTCTATTTTATTCTCTTCTATAAATTATACAAATAGAGTTATTAAAATTTCAGAAAAACATATTAACGAAAAAAAATTACTTGTTTACTTAGAAGAAAATTTTAATGAATTAGACGAAGTTTTATTAAACCAAAAAATAAGATTAAACTTTGGTAAAATTGATGTTCAAAAAGGAATGATCTTAAATACCAACGAAGACAGTAAAAAAAAGGGTCCAGATTTACGTAGAATGACTGATCCAACTTATGGGAATACTGGTGTTGACTTTATTTCAATTTTTAGTTTGATTACAAAAGGTATACGAAGTAAAAATAAAGCAAGAAAAGCTTCTGAACTGAAAAATCAACGTCTTTTAGAAGAATTTCCAACTAAATTATATACACTTTATAAGGCAGATTTTTTTATTGATGAATTAAATATTCCAGATCATAAAATTTATTTATTTTTAGAATATTGTCAAGACAATGGTTTAAGCAATCACATAAACAGTACAGAATTTCAAATTAAAAACTTTTTAATAGTACAAAGCAGAAAGTTTAATAAAATAAATGAATAA